From the Vibrio ziniensis genome, the window CGTGATAACGATCAATGAAGCCTAGATAGTCCATACCTTGTAAAAGCATATGACTTGGGTCGTATAAAACATTTGCTCTAGGGTGGTGGTTCACACTATCTAAGAAATGTTCAAAGCTGGTTCCGTCAAAAAGATCTTCACCTGGGTGTAGCTCGAAACAGACATCGACGCCGAACTTATCGAACTCATCCAATATCGGTAACCAACGTTTAGCTAGCTCTTCAAATCCTTGTTCTACCAACCCTTGAGGGCGTTGTGGCCAAGGATAAACATATGGCCACATTAGTGAACCTGAAAATGTTGCATGCGCGTCTAATCCAAGATTTGCAGAAGCGCGAGCAGCCAGCTTCAACTGTTCAGTTGCCCATAGAGTTCTTGCTTTTGAATCGCCTTTTACCTCATCAGGTGCAAACTGATCCATTAGCTGATCGTAAGCGGGATGAACCGCGACTAATTGTCCTTGAATGTGGGTTGATAGCTCACTAATTTCCAAATCGAATTGGTTTAAGGTTGCTTTAATTTTCTCGCAGTATTCTGAACTTTCTGCTGCTAATTCTAGATTGAAAATCTCAGGATTTAGCGTAGGCATTTGTAGCGCTTTATAACCTTTATGAGAGGCCCATTTTGCTAGACCTTCCAGAGTATTAAAAGGCGCTACATCAGAAATAAACTGAGCCAAAAATATAGCGGGACCTTTAATTTGTTTCATAATCAATAACCTAATAATTACAGAGTGTTAAGCGCGAGCTTGTTGAGCAATAGCTTGTGGTTTTTCTTTAAAGAACAAGACAAACAGTAGAGCAACACCAGCAGCAAACATTGCAGGTAGCCACCAGAAACTTGCCCAGTTTTCAGGTGTTAGTTGAGTTGCACCTTGTAGGAACTCGTTGTAAACCATACCTGCGATTTGAGCGCCAACAAGCATACCGATACCGTAAGTCACAAGAACAAGTAGACCTTGAGCCTGACCTCGGTTGGTATCGTTACATTGTTTGTCGATGTAGATTTGACCGGTAACGAAGAAGAAGTCGTAACAAACACCGTGTAAAGCAATACCAGCCATGATCATCCACACGACTGAATCAGGAGCACTCATTGCAAATAATGCGTAACGTAGAACCCAAGCTCCCATACCAACAACAAGCATCCATTTAACGCCCAAGCGACGGAAAAATAGTGGCATCAGCAACATAAAACCAAGCTCTGAAACTTGCCCAAGAGTTTGAATACCAGCAATGTTCGCCATGTCCATTGAACTTAGGAAAAGCTGAGTAAAGTTGTAGTAAGCAGCTAGAGGAATACAGATTAGGAAAGACGCCAACATGAATACGAAGAATGCCGGGCTAGCCAGTTCTTTAAATACGTTGATGCCAGCAATTTCGCTAAATGATGTTTTTGTACCAGCGGCTGCAGGCTTAGTATCTGGAAGCATGAAGCTGAACACACCTAAGATCGCACTTGCCGTAGCAGCAGTATAAAGTGGCATTGCAGTTTGCTCCGCAGCGACACCGAACATACCGCTTAAACCAAAGCTGATAAACAGACCGGCTACAATCCAACCAATAGTTCCGAATACACGAATGGTAGGGAACTGTTTCTCTTGGTCTTCAATGTTACGAAACGCAAGTGAGTTAGAAAGCCCAAGGGTTGGCATGTAAGCAAGGTTGTATGCCAACAAAATAACGATAAACAACGTTGGATTTTCAACAGTCTGTGGGGCCGCGAATAGGAATGCAGCTCCGAGTAAGTGAAGAGTTCCCAATACTTTTTGTGTTGCAAAGTATTTATCTGCAATTAAACCAATGAAAAAAGGTGCAATAACCGCAGCGAGAGGGTTAACAGTGTATGGCCAGTGAGTAAGGTCACTCATGCCTACATGGGACATATATACGGCAATAGACGTATACCATGCGCCCCAGACAAAGAACTGTAAGAACATCATTACGCGTAAGCGTGGCAGAATAAAGTTATTAGTTTTCATAATCATATCCATATTAGTGTGTAGGGATTCATCACGAAGTTGAGTCGTCGATTAATTAAGTTATTGATTAATCAATAGAGACCCACTGTTTTTGTTTTGAAGAATTCAGAGCAGCATCAATGATTTTAGCTGCACGAGCACCGTCATCGAAGGTAGGCAGACCTTCAGGCGTAGCGCCCAAAATGGTGTCGTAGAAATCAATAATAAAAGCATCAAAGCAATGGCTGTAGCCTTGAGCATGACCCGCAGGTGTAAGTGACAAGCGCTTTTGTTCATCACTGCCTTGGGTTGGATCGCGAACGATTAAAGATTTCGCTTCACGGGTGTTAACCCATAGTTGTTCCGGTTTTTCTTGGTCAAATTCTAAGCTGCTGTTGCTACCATCAATTTCAAACCAAAGGCGGTTTTTTCGACCGGCAGAAACTTGGCTAATTGTTAAGGTTGCAGGAGTGTTGTTCTCCGTGACAAGCAGTAGGTTGGCAATATCCTCTGTTGTAACAGATGCTTTTTGACTGTTATCAATGGCTTGGTTATTACGATCACTGAAGGTTTCAGTTGCCGCCGTTGAACGTTCTTTTTGTGCGGTATGGAAGTGACTGGTGAGCTGTGTGAATCGTTCACCTGTTACCCATTCCATCAAATCACACCAGTGACTGCCGATATCGGCGAAAGCACGTGACGCACCACCTTTCGTTGGGTCTACTCGCCAGTTGTTGTCACTTTGCTCTAATAGCCAATCTTGAAGATAACTACCGTGGATTAAATGTAGCGAACCAAGCTCACCACTTGCGATTCGAGCTCTAGCTTCACGAACCATAGGGTGGTAGCGATAAACGAAAGGAACGCCAGTAACCACATTTTTTTCTGCAGCAAGCTGTTGTAGTTCGATAGCATCAGAAAGGTTGGTTGCTAATGGTTTTTCACAAATGACATGCTTACCCGCAAGTAATGCTTGTTTTGCCATTTCATAATGGAAGATATTTGGAGTACAAATATGAACAACATCGACAGCATCGTGCTTTAAAGCTTGCTCAAGCTCTTCAAATACTTCCACGCCCCATGCCTTCGCCACTTTTTTTGCTTGCTCTGGATTTGCATCGACTAAGCCAAGTACGTTAACACCAGCAGTTTTTAGCGATCGGAAATGAACGTGTGCAATCATCCCTGTGCCAATTATTACTGCATTGATACTTGATTTGTTCATCTTAGGCTCCGTTATTTACATTTCATGTAACATTACATTTGTTACATAAAATATAATTGCATTCGTTACATTGATAGAAGTAAAACGAGATTTGGAGCTTGAGATTTATGTAGTTAATCACAGTCTGACTACTGTTTGAGATTAAGATCACAGCAGTTTTGAAAATGAAATCATTGCTATGAATATGAAAACATAGTGAGGTAATACATTTCGTGTTACATTCGTTTCATAAGTTAAAGAGATGAGGTTGTAAGGGTTTATGCGTCCATCTGTTGCAGATGTTGCTAAGTATGCTGGTGTGTCAACAGCGACAGTGTCACGAGTTCTAAATGAGAACCCGTCCATTCGTCCTCAGACGAGAGATAAAGTTAAAAAAGCTGTTGAAGCCCTGGGATATCAGCTCCCAGAAAATAATCCGGTACCCAAGATGAACAGCTCTAAGCTGATAATGGTTTTAGTACCTAACATAGAGAACCCATTTTATAGCGGTATTGTGAAAGGTATTGAGGCAGCGGCACGTGAACACAACTATTCGGTTTTATTGACTAACACGCAAGGAGATAGTTGGGTTGAGCTAAAGTACTTAGATATGCTTGAGCAAAAACAAGTGGCGGGTGTTATTAGTCTTGACCCGATGACTGCACAGCTAAATCTTCCAAGTCGAATTGTTGAACTGCCATGGGTTGCATGTTCTGAATATGTTCCCAACTCCGAAGTCGCTTATGTGAGTATTGATCACAAGCAGGCAGCGAAAGATGCCGTCTTATACCTAGTTTCCAAAGGACATA encodes:
- a CDS encoding Gfo/Idh/MocA family protein, which produces MNKSSINAVIIGTGMIAHVHFRSLKTAGVNVLGLVDANPEQAKKVAKAWGVEVFEELEQALKHDAVDVVHICTPNIFHYEMAKQALLAGKHVICEKPLATNLSDAIELQQLAAEKNVVTGVPFVYRYHPMVREARARIASGELGSLHLIHGSYLQDWLLEQSDNNWRVDPTKGGASRAFADIGSHWCDLMEWVTGERFTQLTSHFHTAQKERSTAATETFSDRNNQAIDNSQKASVTTEDIANLLLVTENNTPATLTISQVSAGRKNRLWFEIDGSNSSLEFDQEKPEQLWVNTREAKSLIVRDPTQGSDEQKRLSLTPAGHAQGYSHCFDAFIIDFYDTILGATPEGLPTFDDGARAAKIIDAALNSSKQKQWVSID
- a CDS encoding sugar phosphate isomerase/epimerase family protein, whose product is MKQIKGPAIFLAQFISDVAPFNTLEGLAKWASHKGYKALQMPTLNPEIFNLELAAESSEYCEKIKATLNQFDLEISELSTHIQGQLVAVHPAYDQLMDQFAPDEVKGDSKARTLWATEQLKLAARASANLGLDAHATFSGSLMWPYVYPWPQRPQGLVEQGFEELAKRWLPILDEFDKFGVDVCFELHPGEDLFDGTSFEHFLDSVNHHPRANVLYDPSHMLLQGMDYLGFIDRYHDRIKAFHVKDAEFRPSASQGVYGGYSGWTERAGRFRSLGDGQIDFVQIFSKLTQYGFDGWAVLEWECCLKDSEQGATEGAPFIGKHLINRTAKAFDDFASGSQQADLNKHLLGL
- a CDS encoding LacI family DNA-binding transcriptional regulator; amino-acid sequence: MRPSVADVAKYAGVSTATVSRVLNENPSIRPQTRDKVKKAVEALGYQLPENNPVPKMNSSKLIMVLVPNIENPFYSGIVKGIEAAAREHNYSVLLTNTQGDSWVELKYLDMLEQKQVAGVISLDPMTAQLNLPSRIVELPWVACSEYVPNSEVAYVSIDHKQAAKDAVLYLVSKGHKRIALVNSDERYIYAQQRLEGYISAMESAGLSIEDGYVQSMGGIDYPLGELAARRLMTLPTPPTAIFSVSDTLAIGVMKAAFRMGKKIPEDVAVIGFDDIPLSDMFEPSLTTIQQPTFEMGQAAMKMLSQRIDGNAVSSKLIHHSLIVRQSA
- a CDS encoding MFS transporter, giving the protein MKTNNFILPRLRVMMFLQFFVWGAWYTSIAVYMSHVGMSDLTHWPYTVNPLAAVIAPFFIGLIADKYFATQKVLGTLHLLGAAFLFAAPQTVENPTLFIVILLAYNLAYMPTLGLSNSLAFRNIEDQEKQFPTIRVFGTIGWIVAGLFISFGLSGMFGVAAEQTAMPLYTAATASAILGVFSFMLPDTKPAAAGTKTSFSEIAGINVFKELASPAFFVFMLASFLICIPLAAYYNFTQLFLSSMDMANIAGIQTLGQVSELGFMLLMPLFFRRLGVKWMLVVGMGAWVLRYALFAMSAPDSVVWMIMAGIALHGVCYDFFFVTGQIYIDKQCNDTNRGQAQGLLVLVTYGIGMLVGAQIAGMVYNEFLQGATQLTPENWASFWWLPAMFAAGVALLFVLFFKEKPQAIAQQARA